The following DNA comes from Verrucomicrobiota bacterium.
GACGCTGTCGCCTACATGGCGGACATGGAGATCATGTGCTTCAAGCCCGACCTCAAAGAGCACTTCGCCCAGTGGCAGCAGGATTGGAACAGCGCTTACCAGGCGATGCTCAAGGAAAACGTCGCCAAGGATCCTGAGCTGCAGACCAAGCTCAACGGGGTCGACGAGAGCATCGCCAAGGAGTTCGCGAAGACGAACAGCCTCAGGCAAACGGCGACGAACCTCGTGGCCAACCTGGCCAGCAGGCTGGAATCAGAGATCGCCGCCCTCGTGGCAGCGCAGGCCAAGACCGCCACCGCCCTCAAGGAATACCAGCAGATCACCGCTCCTTTCGACGAGCGTTTGAAAACGCTGAAGGGCAAGCGGGAAGAAGCCCTCGCCGCCCAACAGAAACTGACCACTGAGACTGTGGAACAAATCAATAAGCACATCCTCGAAGCCCAATTGAAAGTGCCCACCCTCAAGGTCAAGTCGGGGGAGGAGCTGTTCGCCACAAGCAGCCGGTTTGAAAAAACTCGCCCCTCGCGCAAGCAATTCTTGGTGAAAAAAGTCCACTCCGTAGGTGACTACTCTGATTGGTATTTTTTTGAGAATATCCCCCAGGAGCTTGAAGGCACGCTGACCGAGGCGGTGGTCCGGGACGCTCATCGGCAGTGGGAGACGCTCGTCGCCGCCGCCGGGGAGCATACCCGAGCGAGTGTGGCCGAATTCAGAGCGAAAGACGAAGGGTTGATCCCTTGGCAGAATCGCCACGGCATCGACCGGAAGCAGGGAGCTGCGCTCGTCTCAACCCATGAGCAGCAAACAGCGAAAATGAATGAGATTCGAGAGCGGATCACCCTTTTCAAAACCGGGGGCACCGAGGGTGCCGCCCTGGTGGAGAAGGCGGTGAAGGAGGGGCGCGAGCGGGTGGAACGCGCGGTGGCCAAGCTGCGTGAAGAGCGCGAACAAATCATCGAGAATGCCACCGAAGCAATCGCCAACGGGCTCCGGCGGCAGCACCGCAACAAGTTTTATGCGATGCTGGGCAAACAGGCGACCACCAGCGTGCGCACCGGCAGCAAGGGAGACTTCACCGTGCCCGCCGACGTCGCCTACGTCTTTGCCGAGCGGCAGCGGGACAACGGGGAACACAGAGTTTGGTTCCGCCGCGTGGAGTCCAAGTCACCGGATATTCGTTTGAGCAACTCGAATTCAACGGACGCTGCGGATGAAAAGTTTTGGATGTTCGCCCTGAAACTCGACTGATCACCGCGCGGCTGCGGAGCACGAGGGCGTGGCCGACCCCGACCCGAAAATCTCCTGCACTTGCTGGGTATTGACCACGAGTGGCCGACGTTCCACCACGCCGGTCGTGACTTCCGCCTGCCTGATGTGCACGAGAACCATGCGCCAAAACGGTGCTTGCCATGCCCGGGGTGCATGGCTAGGCTCGCGCTCCTTTTGGGAACGGCAGTGCGCCTTGCGGCTGGGTGGCCGGCGGCGATGACGCCGATGACATTATGCCAGTGCGAATTCGACTCAAGCGCGTCGGGACGAAGAACCAGCCTGCCTACCGGGTGGTCGTTGCCGATGATCGCAGCCCCCGCGACGGCCGGTTCATCGAGCAAATCGGCACCTACCAGCCTTTGATGAAGGGAAACAACTTCACGCTCAAGCTCGATCGCGTCGACTATTGGGTGGGCGTCGGCGCGCAACCGAGCGACACGGTGGCGAGTTTCATCCGCAAGGCGCGTCGCGCGCGAGCGGATTCACCGGCTTCACCTTCGGCTCCGGCGGCGGCCTGAGAGGATTCGGCCCATGCAGGCCTACTTGGAGTTTGTGGTCAAGGGACTGGTCGACCGGCCCGATGCGGTGCGAGTCGCCCCGGTCGAGCGCGGTGGTCAGACGATTTACGAGTTGCGAGTGCACCCGACGGACATGGGCAAGCTCATCGGCCGACAGGGTGCGACGATTCAGGCGATCCGGGCGTTGATGGCCGTGGGCGCATCGAAGCAGGGCAAGCGGTGCCACCTCGAGATCATCGAGGAGCGCCAGTAGATTCTGGCGGGCGGCCGGCCAAGGCGTGACCCGGCGCCTCGCGAGGTGCGGCATGAAGATCGACGTGCTCACCCTTTTCCCCGGCATGTTTGCCGGGCCGCTCGATGAAAGCATCATCAAGCGCGCGCGGACGGAGGGCAGGCTCGAACTGGCCGTCCACAACCTGCGCGATTACGCGCACGACCGGCACCGGACCGTGGACGACAAGCCGTTCGGTGGCGGGCCGGGCATGTTGCTCAAGCCGGAGCCGATCTTTGAAGCCGTTGAACATTTGTCCGGCCCGGACACGCGGGTCATCCTGTTGTGTCCGACCGGCCGGGTGTTCAACCAGGCGGTCGCGATGGAACTCGCGGCGCAGAAGCACCTGCTGCTCGTATGCGGCAGTTACGAGGGCTTCGACCAGCGCATTCACGACGCGCTTGCCGATGACGAGCTTTCGATCGGCGACTACGTCCTCACGAACGGGGCGTTGCCCGCGATGGTGATCGTGGACGCCGTGACGCGGCTCCTGCCCGGCGTGCTGGGCGACGACGCGAGCGCGCAGAGCGAGTCGTTCAGCCCGGGGAAGCCCGGACTCGAACATCCGCACTACACGCGGCCGGCGGAATTCCGGGGCATGACCGTGCCCGAAGTGCTCCTGAGCGGGCACCACGCAGAGATCGAAAAATGGCGCGCCGAGCAGTCACGCGCGCGAACGCAGGCCAGCAGACCCGATTTGAGTGGAAGCGAACAGAACAGCATGAACCGCGAACAACCGAGTTGAACCGACACGCCGAGGCGATCCCGCTCCGTGGCCGCGCCGGCGACCGACCCCGACTCCAATCACATCATGAACAACGCACTCCAAGACCGCATCGAAGCCCCTTACATCCGCAAGGACCACCCCGATTTCGGCCCGGGCGACACCGTCCGCGTCCACACCAAGGTCGTCGAAGGTGATAAGGAGCGCGTCCAGATTTTCGCCGGCATCGTCCTCGGCATCCGCGGCCACGGCATCAATCGCACCTTCATCGTCCGCCGCATCAGCTACGGCGAAGGCGTCGAGCGCGTCTTCCCGCTCCACTCGCCGCGCATCGACAAGATCGAGATCGAGCGCAAGGGCAAAGTCCGCCGCGCCAAGCTCACCTACCTTCGCAAGCGCGTCGGCAAGGGCGCGGTCGCGGTGAAGGAAGGCGGCCCGGTTCCTGCGACTGCGGCTCCCGCGAAGTCCGAGCCCGCGGCGGGCGCAGCGACCGAAGCCGCGCCGGCCACGGCTTGAGCGCGGGCTTCGAGCCTGCCGGTTGATCGCCGACTCCATCGTCGGAGTTTCATCCCGCCCGATCCCATCCATGATCAAGACCG
Coding sequences within:
- the trmD gene encoding tRNA (guanosine(37)-N1)-methyltransferase TrmD; the encoded protein is MKIDVLTLFPGMFAGPLDESIIKRARTEGRLELAVHNLRDYAHDRHRTVDDKPFGGGPGMLLKPEPIFEAVEHLSGPDTRVILLCPTGRVFNQAVAMELAAQKHLLLVCGSYEGFDQRIHDALADDELSIGDYVLTNGALPAMVIVDAVTRLLPGVLGDDASAQSESFSPGKPGLEHPHYTRPAEFRGMTVPEVLLSGHHAEIEKWRAEQSRARTQASRPDLSGSEQNSMNREQPS
- a CDS encoding KH domain-containing protein — encoded protein: MQAYLEFVVKGLVDRPDAVRVAPVERGGQTIYELRVHPTDMGKLIGRQGATIQAIRALMAVGASKQGKRCHLEIIEERQ
- a CDS encoding 50S ribosomal protein L19, which encodes MNNALQDRIEAPYIRKDHPDFGPGDTVRVHTKVVEGDKERVQIFAGIVLGIRGHGINRTFIVRRISYGEGVERVFPLHSPRIDKIEIERKGKVRRAKLTYLRKRVGKGAVAVKEGGPVPATAAPAKSEPAAGAATEAAPATA
- the rpsP gene encoding 30S ribosomal protein S16, with translation MPVRIRLKRVGTKNQPAYRVVVADDRSPRDGRFIEQIGTYQPLMKGNNFTLKLDRVDYWVGVGAQPSDTVASFIRKARRARADSPASPSAPAAA